A stretch of the Porifericola rhodea genome encodes the following:
- a CDS encoding OmpA family protein, whose translation MESTNYFIRRQYGPALELLSAAIKKDGDFAEAHLRMSKIFKAVGDDKREQYHLQKVVKAQYNNPKFSEAQVLLAGKYFNEGEYEQSRKLATHVLNMKDVHKLMKEDAQYLLANIDYTERHINQPVKFNPEPIRGGMNQLGLQYFPVLTVDQEQMIFTGRRGNLPQYDEDIYVSKKLKNGEWSEPELLSPNLTTRANEGTCTISADGRTLIFTACQERSGLGSCDLYISYKIGEDWTVPKNLGGQVNGKSWESQPSLSADGKTLYFISDRAGGIGRRDIYVSYRNEKGEWSKAENLGKDINTARDEVSPFIHANGQTLYFASNGLPGFGEFDLFVAEKQGTGWTTPKNLGYPINTKEDQASLFITADGKDAYYSHEQRQGDRYVSSFIFTFEIPEEIRVSNKSSYVEGIVYDASTKEPLGASVELIDLNSQQKIAQVDSDPKLGEYLMVLTEGSEYALYVERDGYLFESLTFNYSHKNSQDINKPLHIDIYLQPIVKGKETVLNNIFFDVDKYEIKSASEPELNKVAQFLRENPDIKITINGHTDNQGSADYNLELSSRRAKAVYDYLIKLGIAENRLQYRGYGQSKPVETNDTEEGRQANRRIAFEIL comes from the coding sequence GTGGAATCCACCAATTATTTTATCCGCAGACAATATGGCCCTGCTCTGGAGTTATTAAGTGCGGCAATAAAAAAAGATGGTGACTTTGCTGAAGCACACCTGCGCATGAGCAAGATTTTTAAAGCAGTAGGTGATGATAAAAGAGAGCAGTATCATTTACAGAAAGTTGTTAAAGCTCAGTATAATAACCCTAAATTTTCTGAAGCCCAGGTACTTCTAGCTGGAAAATACTTTAACGAAGGAGAGTATGAACAGTCGCGCAAGCTGGCTACCCATGTGCTGAATATGAAGGATGTACATAAGTTGATGAAAGAAGATGCTCAGTACCTCTTAGCAAATATTGATTATACAGAAAGACACATTAACCAGCCTGTAAAATTTAACCCTGAGCCTATTCGTGGAGGCATGAACCAGCTCGGTCTGCAATATTTTCCTGTGCTCACCGTAGACCAGGAGCAGATGATTTTTACTGGCCGTAGAGGCAACCTTCCTCAGTACGATGAAGATATTTATGTAAGTAAAAAGCTTAAGAATGGAGAATGGTCTGAACCAGAGCTACTTTCTCCTAACCTTACCACCCGGGCCAATGAGGGCACCTGTACCATTTCTGCCGATGGTCGTACTCTTATATTTACTGCTTGCCAAGAGCGAAGTGGGCTGGGCAGCTGCGACCTTTATATCAGCTATAAAATAGGTGAGGACTGGACTGTCCCTAAAAATCTGGGAGGGCAGGTCAATGGCAAGTCCTGGGAGTCTCAACCCAGCCTGTCGGCTGATGGAAAAACACTTTATTTTATTTCTGATCGTGCAGGGGGTATAGGGCGAAGAGACATTTATGTAAGCTACCGCAATGAAAAGGGAGAATGGAGCAAAGCAGAAAACCTGGGCAAAGACATCAACACAGCTCGCGATGAGGTTTCTCCATTTATACATGCCAACGGACAAACTTTATATTTTGCTTCTAATGGATTGCCGGGCTTCGGAGAGTTTGACCTGTTCGTAGCAGAAAAGCAAGGCACTGGATGGACTACACCCAAAAATTTAGGTTACCCTATCAATACCAAAGAGGATCAGGCTTCCTTGTTTATCACTGCTGATGGTAAAGATGCTTACTATTCGCACGAACAGCGGCAGGGCGATCGCTATGTGAGCAGCTTTATATTTACTTTTGAAATACCGGAAGAGATACGAGTAAGCAATAAAAGTAGCTATGTTGAAGGAATTGTATATGATGCTAGCACCAAAGAACCGTTGGGTGCCTCTGTGGAGCTTATTGACCTTAACAGCCAGCAAAAGATAGCGCAGGTAGACTCTGACCCCAAGCTAGGAGAATACCTGATGGTACTCACCGAAGGCTCAGAATATGCGCTGTATGTTGAAAGGGATGGTTATCTTTTTGAAAGCCTGACTTTTAATTATAGCCACAAGAATAGTCAGGACATCAATAAACCCCTACATATTGATATTTACTTACAGCCCATCGTAAAAGGTAAAGAAACAGTGCTTAACAACATCTTTTTTGATGTAGATAAGTATGAGATAAAATCTGCCTCTGAGCCAGAGCTAAATAAAGTAGCCCAGTTTTTACGCGAAAATCCCGACATAAAAATTACTATAAATGGCCATACTGATAATCAGGGAAGCGCAGACTATAACCTGGAACTCTCTTCCAGAAGGGCTAAGGCAGTATATGATTACTTAATTAAACTGGGCATTGCTGAGAACAGGCTACAATACCGCGGCTACGGACAATCCAAGCCAGTAGAGACTAATGATACAGAAGAAGGGCGGCAGGCTAATCGTAGAATTGCTTTTGAGATCTTATAA
- a CDS encoding isoaspartyl peptidase/L-asparaginase family protein: MTKRRSFLKKITAASVGLGNLAALRPAFANPAPQAKKPVVVSTWRHGLAANEAAWKVLSKGGRALDAVEAGVMVTEAEDNLSVGYGGLPDRDGRVTLDACIMDENGECGAVACLEEIMHPISVARLVMEKTPHVMLVGEGAQEFALSQGFKKENLLTERSKKAWKEWLKEAEYKPIINIENHDTIGMLALDEEGNLSGACTTSGLAYKMHGRVGDSPIIGAGLFIDNEVGAATATGMGEAIVKICGAHLIVELMRQGYSPQEACEVAIKRISKQKNAKDIQIGFLALGKNGEVGSYALQKGFDYATYADGKNQMTDVGSFYR; encoded by the coding sequence ATGACTAAAAGACGATCATTTTTAAAGAAAATAACTGCTGCTAGTGTAGGTTTGGGAAACCTGGCTGCTTTAAGACCTGCCTTTGCTAACCCTGCCCCTCAGGCTAAGAAGCCTGTAGTCGTTTCTACCTGGCGCCACGGATTGGCAGCTAATGAAGCCGCCTGGAAAGTGCTCTCTAAAGGAGGGCGGGCACTAGACGCTGTAGAAGCCGGAGTAATGGTAACCGAGGCAGAAGACAACTTAAGTGTTGGTTATGGAGGGCTTCCCGATCGTGATGGGCGCGTAACCTTAGATGCATGCATCATGGACGAAAATGGAGAGTGTGGCGCAGTAGCCTGTCTGGAAGAAATTATGCATCCAATTTCTGTCGCTCGCCTGGTTATGGAAAAAACCCCTCATGTAATGTTGGTAGGCGAAGGTGCACAGGAGTTTGCTTTATCTCAGGGGTTTAAGAAAGAAAATCTGCTTACTGAACGATCTAAAAAGGCCTGGAAAGAGTGGTTGAAAGAGGCAGAATACAAGCCAATAATCAATATTGAAAACCACGACACTATTGGCATGCTGGCCCTTGACGAAGAGGGTAATCTTTCAGGCGCTTGTACGACCAGTGGACTGGCTTACAAAATGCATGGCAGAGTTGGAGACTCACCAATTATTGGCGCAGGTTTATTTATAGATAATGAAGTTGGGGCTGCTACGGCTACCGGAATGGGTGAGGCTATCGTAAAAATCTGTGGTGCTCACCTGATTGTGGAGCTCATGCGTCAAGGTTACTCACCTCAGGAAGCCTGCGAAGTGGCTATCAAACGTATCTCAAAACAGAAAAACGCCAAAGACATACAAATTGGGTTTTTAGCCCTGGGCAAAAACGGAGAAGTAGGCTCTTATGCCTTGCAAAAAGGCTTTGACTATGCTACCTATGCAGATGGCAAAAACCAGATGACAGATGTAGGCAGCTTTTATCGTTAA
- a CDS encoding tetratricopeptide repeat protein, producing the protein MIFSFQQLSVRYSILLGGCLFLFGCQTQEQHQIPELPDFDASYYEYGVTVVDKLIDKDPDNAEAHYRRSELLLQQNKLNNALSSIRKALELDNNDPLYRLTSAKVHLQKGQHREAFKEAKNALENGGASVELYELLAQASLKSNYHADALLYSDSALAMAPKNPYNYLMKGKALAASKDTAAAESQLLKSLELGGQPDDIYEALVDMYMNAQNYQKARKYMDQNLAQQSGGISKRLLFQQAQILRRVGNPDSAAAILYQIKDSKQVDYFAVNKELMNMYYEKNWYDSASFYAEQMLERRPNDKEALLSQARIYDKRRKYQQAIQKYEEILEKDSLQQIELHKIAGEELDYLRRKVAYLWQKQQEQELEKMKKGLAPLQPITPDKP; encoded by the coding sequence ATGATCTTTTCCTTTCAGCAATTATCTGTAAGATATAGTATACTTCTAGGAGGCTGCCTATTTCTTTTTGGTTGTCAAACGCAGGAGCAACATCAGATTCCTGAACTTCCGGATTTTGATGCCTCATATTATGAGTATGGAGTTACAGTAGTAGACAAGCTAATAGATAAAGACCCGGACAATGCTGAGGCGCACTATCGTCGTTCAGAGTTATTGCTCCAGCAAAATAAGCTTAATAACGCTCTTTCCAGCATACGAAAAGCACTGGAGTTAGATAATAATGATCCGCTCTACCGGCTTACCAGTGCAAAAGTGCATTTGCAGAAAGGACAGCATCGCGAAGCTTTCAAGGAAGCAAAAAATGCTTTAGAAAATGGAGGAGCTTCAGTAGAACTGTATGAGCTTCTGGCTCAGGCAAGTCTCAAAAGTAACTACCATGCCGATGCACTATTGTATAGCGATAGTGCTTTGGCTATGGCACCAAAAAATCCATATAACTACCTGATGAAAGGTAAGGCTCTGGCTGCCAGTAAAGATACAGCAGCGGCTGAATCTCAACTTCTTAAAAGTCTTGAGCTTGGTGGGCAGCCCGATGATATTTACGAAGCATTAGTAGATATGTACATGAACGCTCAGAACTATCAGAAAGCTCGCAAATATATGGATCAAAATCTGGCTCAACAGTCAGGAGGTATAAGCAAACGTTTGCTGTTTCAACAGGCTCAGATTCTTCGTAGGGTGGGCAATCCGGATAGCGCGGCGGCAATTCTTTACCAGATCAAAGATAGTAAGCAAGTAGACTATTTCGCAGTGAACAAAGAGCTGATGAACATGTATTACGAAAAAAACTGGTATGATTCAGCCAGTTTTTATGCTGAGCAAATGCTGGAAAGAAGGCCTAACGATAAAGAAGCCCTGCTGAGCCAGGCAAGAATTTACGATAAGAGAAGGAAATACCAGCAAGCCATCCAGAAATATGAAGAAATACTGGAAAAAGACTCATTACAACAGATAGAGCTTCATAAAATTGCTGGAGAGGAACTGGACTATCTTAGAAGAAAAGTTGCATATTTGTGGCAAAAGCAACAAGAGCAGGAATTAGAAAAAATGAAAAAAGGATTGGCACCCCTGCAGCCAATTACTCCAGATAAACCTTAG
- the thrS gene encoding threonine--tRNA ligase: MSKEIKITLPDGSEKEYPQGSSGLDIALSISEGLARNVLAAKVNGEVWDATRPIEEDASVQLLTWNDAEGKSTFWHSSAHLLAEALEALYPGIKFGIGPSIENGYYYDVDFGDKEFSSDELEKIEKKMLELARQKSEYKRMPIDKASAVKYYQDKGDEYKLDLLEGLEDGTITFYEQGNFTDLCRGPHIPHTGFIKAVKLLNVAGAYWRGDEKNKQLTRIYGITFPKQKELKEYLEMLEEAKKRDHRKLGKELELFTFSEKVGSGLPLWLPKGVLLRERLENFLKKAQRKAGYEQVISPHIGQKQLYVTSGHYEKYGQDSFRPITTPHEDEEFLLKPMNCPHHCEIYKSKPHSYKELPIRFAEFGTVYRYEQSGELHGLTRVRGFTQDDAHIFCRPDQLKDEFKKVIDLVMYVFTSLGFENYTAQISLRDQEDRSKYIGSEENWQISEQAIIEAAEEKGLNTVTEYGEAAFYGPKLDFMVKDALGRQWQLGTIQVDYNLPERFDLTYIGADNQKHRPVMIHRAPFGSMERFVAILLEHTGGNLPLWLAPEQVSILPISEKYAEYADQVLLALAEHDIRGIIDHRDEKIGRKIRDAEVNKIPYMLIVGEKEQEEQAVSARKHGEGDIGSFSLNKFVHYFKEQSQEK; encoded by the coding sequence ATGAGCAAAGAAATCAAGATTACACTACCTGACGGATCAGAAAAAGAATACCCTCAAGGCAGTAGCGGATTAGATATAGCCCTTAGTATTAGTGAAGGCCTGGCGCGTAATGTGCTGGCGGCTAAAGTAAATGGCGAAGTTTGGGATGCTACGCGCCCTATAGAAGAAGATGCGAGTGTACAACTCCTCACCTGGAACGATGCAGAAGGTAAGTCTACGTTTTGGCACTCTTCTGCTCACCTTTTGGCTGAAGCTCTTGAAGCTCTGTACCCGGGTATCAAATTTGGCATCGGACCTTCAATAGAAAATGGTTACTACTACGATGTGGATTTTGGCGATAAAGAATTTAGTTCCGATGAGCTGGAGAAGATAGAGAAGAAAATGCTGGAACTGGCTCGTCAGAAGAGCGAGTACAAACGTATGCCTATTGACAAGGCCTCAGCAGTAAAATATTATCAGGACAAAGGTGACGAGTATAAACTGGACCTTCTGGAAGGGCTGGAAGATGGTACTATCACTTTTTATGAGCAGGGTAACTTTACTGACCTTTGCCGAGGTCCTCATATTCCTCACACTGGTTTTATTAAGGCGGTTAAGCTGCTAAATGTAGCAGGAGCTTACTGGCGAGGTGATGAGAAAAATAAGCAGCTAACTCGTATATATGGTATTACTTTTCCTAAGCAGAAAGAACTCAAAGAGTATCTGGAAATGCTTGAAGAGGCAAAGAAAAGAGACCATCGTAAACTAGGTAAAGAATTAGAGCTTTTTACTTTTTCAGAAAAAGTAGGCTCCGGGCTACCACTTTGGTTGCCTAAAGGAGTACTACTACGAGAACGTCTGGAAAACTTTCTTAAAAAAGCGCAACGCAAAGCTGGCTATGAGCAGGTAATTTCACCCCATATCGGGCAGAAGCAACTTTATGTTACTTCCGGACATTATGAAAAGTATGGGCAGGACTCCTTCCGTCCTATTACTACACCTCACGAAGATGAGGAGTTTTTGCTAAAACCCATGAACTGCCCTCACCATTGTGAGATATACAAAAGCAAACCTCATTCCTATAAAGAGCTGCCAATACGTTTCGCGGAATTTGGTACGGTATATCGTTACGAACAGAGCGGCGAGCTGCATGGACTAACCCGGGTAAGAGGTTTTACTCAAGATGATGCTCATATCTTCTGTCGTCCCGACCAGCTTAAAGATGAGTTTAAAAAAGTAATAGATCTGGTGATGTATGTATTTACATCGCTAGGGTTTGAGAATTATACCGCTCAGATTTCCCTGCGCGATCAGGAAGATCGCTCTAAGTACATTGGTAGTGAAGAAAACTGGCAGATTTCAGAGCAGGCTATTATTGAAGCTGCTGAAGAAAAAGGGCTAAACACGGTTACCGAATACGGAGAAGCTGCTTTTTATGGTCCTAAACTCGACTTTATGGTGAAGGATGCTTTAGGTCGTCAGTGGCAATTGGGTACGATTCAGGTAGATTATAACCTGCCGGAGCGATTTGACCTCACATATATTGGCGCAGATAATCAGAAGCACCGCCCGGTAATGATACACCGTGCACCATTTGGCTCAATGGAGCGTTTTGTGGCTATTCTACTGGAGCATACCGGAGGTAACTTACCTTTATGGCTGGCCCCGGAGCAGGTGAGCATACTTCCTATCTCTGAAAAATACGCTGAATACGCAGATCAGGTACTGCTGGCTTTAGCTGAGCATGACATCAGAGGAATCATAGACCACCGTGATGAGAAGATCGGAAGAAAGATTAGGGATGCTGAAGTAAATAAAATTCCTTATATGCTGATAGTAGGAGAAAAGGAGCAGGAAGAGCAGGCAGTATCTGCCCGTAAACATGGCGAAGGTGATATTGGTAGCTTTAGCCTAAATAAATTTGTTCACTACTTTAAAGAGCAATCTCAGGAAAAATAG
- the infC gene encoding translation initiation factor IF-3 has product MSKFKKRGFVRRTEEPYKINEKIRAQFVRVVGDNADNEIHDIDSARRMAQNQNLDLVEISPKADPPVCKIIDYSKFKYEQKKKQKEIKQKSQKTVVKEIRFGPNTDDHDFQFKLNHAKGFLKDGAKVKAYVHFVGRTIVFKERGEMLLLKFAQELEDLGKVEEMPKLIGKRMTVMLAPKVQKAKS; this is encoded by the coding sequence ATTAGCAAATTTAAAAAAAGAGGATTTGTCAGAAGGACAGAAGAACCCTATAAGATCAATGAAAAGATTAGGGCACAATTCGTCCGCGTCGTTGGTGATAATGCCGATAACGAGATTCATGACATAGATTCAGCCCGCAGAATGGCGCAGAATCAGAATTTAGATTTGGTTGAAATCTCGCCAAAAGCCGATCCACCTGTCTGTAAGATCATTGACTATTCTAAGTTCAAGTACGAACAGAAGAAGAAGCAAAAAGAGATCAAGCAGAAGTCACAAAAGACTGTGGTAAAAGAAATTCGTTTTGGCCCTAATACCGATGACCACGACTTTCAGTTTAAACTGAACCATGCCAAAGGCTTCTTAAAAGACGGAGCAAAAGTAAAGGCCTATGTCCACTTTGTAGGGCGTACAATTGTCTTTAAAGAAAGAGGTGAAATGCTTCTTCTAAAATTTGCTCAGGAACTGGAGGATTTAGGTAAGGTTGAAGAAATGCCTAAGCTTATTGGTAAGCGTATGACTGTGATGCTTGCTCCTAAAGTGCAGAAGGCAAAGAGCTGA
- the rpmI gene encoding 50S ribosomal protein L35 — protein MPKVKTKSGAKKRFKLTGTGKIKRKHAFKSHILTKKATKRKRNLTHIALVHKSDESRIKDMLNI, from the coding sequence ATGCCGAAAGTGAAAACCAAGTCAGGTGCCAAGAAAAGGTTCAAACTGACTGGGACCGGGAAAATCAAGCGTAAGCATGCTTTCAAGAGCCACATTTTGACTAAAAAAGCTACAAAGCGTAAGCGTAATCTGACGCACATCGCTCTTGTACACAAGTCTGATGAGTCTCGCATCAAAGACATGCTTAACATCTAA
- the rplT gene encoding 50S ribosomal protein L20 produces MPRSVNHVASRARRKKVLKQAKGYWGRRSNVWTVAKNAVEKGQQYAYRDRKAKKREIRQLWIQRINAGVRAYGISYSQFMGALKTNGIDLNRKVLADLAMNNPEAFKAIVDKVK; encoded by the coding sequence ATGCCAAGATCAGTAAATCACGTCGCTTCAAGAGCGAGAAGAAAGAAAGTCCTTAAACAAGCCAAAGGCTACTGGGGACGTAGAAGTAATGTTTGGACAGTAGCTAAGAATGCTGTTGAAAAAGGTCAGCAGTATGCTTACCGTGACCGTAAAGCTAAGAAGAGAGAGATTCGCCAGTTGTGGATCCAGAGAATTAACGCTGGAGTTAGAGCTTACGGTATTTCTTACTCTCAGTTTATGGGAGCACTGAAAACAAACGGAATTGACTTGAACCGTAAAGTTTTGGCTGACTTAGCCATGAACAATCCTGAAGCTTTTAAAGCGATTGTGGATAAAGTAAAGTAA
- a CDS encoding GH3 auxin-responsive promoter family protein, translated as MGIRSSLSKPFAAYIAKQQRKWSMQPEKAQEKILHYLIEKGKQTQFGKDHHFKDIRTYEDFREAVPVRDYEGLSHYVQDILRGKSDVLWKGKPAYFAKTSGTTSGTKYIPITKESIPNHINSARNALLSYVHESGQSDFLDGKLIFLSGSPTLDQKAGIPTGRLSGLVNHHVPAYLRTNQLPSYETNCIEDWEQKLDKIVDETIQQDMTLISGIPPWVQMYFEWIIERTGRPVGEVFPNFSVFVYGGVNFAPYRKKIFESIGRQVASIETYPASEGFIAYQDSQREEGLLLLQDSGIFFEFIPADEYHSDNPRRLSIHEVELGINYALVINSNAGLWGYSIGDTVKFVSKHPHRLLVTGRIKHFISAFGEHVIGEEVEKAMQLTCEQYPETEIVEFTVAPQVNPESGLPLHEWYVEFSQKPHDLEGFEKQLNLHLQKLNTYYDDLISGNILRGLEVVPLKNNAFREYMKSQGKLGGQNKVPRLANDRKIADSLTEFIAK; from the coding sequence ATGGGAATAAGATCAAGTTTAAGTAAACCTTTTGCGGCTTATATTGCAAAACAGCAGCGCAAGTGGAGTATGCAACCAGAGAAAGCGCAGGAGAAAATACTTCACTATCTGATTGAGAAGGGAAAGCAGACGCAATTTGGAAAAGATCATCATTTCAAAGATATACGCACCTACGAAGACTTCCGTGAAGCAGTACCTGTACGCGACTACGAAGGGCTATCACACTACGTACAAGATATTCTGAGAGGAAAATCCGATGTGCTCTGGAAAGGTAAGCCGGCATATTTTGCCAAAACTTCTGGTACTACTTCTGGTACCAAGTACATTCCCATAACTAAAGAATCTATCCCAAACCATATCAATTCGGCCAGAAACGCCCTATTAAGCTATGTGCATGAGAGTGGACAGTCCGATTTTTTGGATGGCAAACTGATCTTTTTATCCGGAAGCCCAACCTTAGATCAAAAAGCTGGTATACCAACAGGTCGGTTGTCCGGACTGGTAAATCATCACGTACCGGCCTATCTACGCACAAATCAGTTACCTTCCTACGAAACCAATTGCATAGAAGACTGGGAGCAGAAGCTGGATAAAATTGTAGATGAAACCATTCAGCAGGATATGACACTCATATCAGGAATTCCACCCTGGGTGCAGATGTATTTTGAGTGGATTATTGAAAGAACAGGAAGGCCGGTAGGAGAGGTGTTCCCTAACTTCTCAGTATTTGTATATGGAGGGGTAAATTTTGCCCCTTATCGTAAGAAAATATTTGAGTCTATTGGCCGGCAGGTTGCTTCTATAGAGACTTACCCTGCTTCAGAAGGTTTTATCGCGTATCAGGATTCCCAACGCGAAGAAGGCCTTTTACTACTTCAGGATAGTGGTATCTTCTTTGAGTTTATCCCTGCTGATGAGTACCATAGCGACAACCCCAGACGATTAAGCATACACGAAGTTGAGCTCGGGATTAATTACGCTTTGGTAATCAATAGCAATGCCGGACTATGGGGATATTCTATTGGCGATACAGTAAAATTTGTATCTAAACACCCTCACCGTCTGCTGGTAACAGGCAGAATCAAGCACTTTATCTCAGCTTTTGGCGAGCACGTAATAGGTGAAGAGGTAGAAAAAGCTATGCAGTTAACCTGTGAGCAATACCCCGAAACAGAGATTGTAGAGTTTACCGTAGCACCACAGGTAAACCCTGAAAGCGGTTTGCCCCTGCATGAATGGTATGTTGAGTTTTCTCAAAAGCCCCATGATTTGGAAGGCTTTGAAAAACAGCTAAATTTACATCTGCAAAAACTTAACACTTACTACGACGATCTGATTTCTGGAAATATCTTAAGAGGTCTGGAAGTAGTTCCCCTAAAGAACAATGCCTTTAGAGAATATATGAAAAGTCAGGGAAAACTAGGAGGACAAAACAAAGTGCCCCGCCTTGCTAACGACCGTAAAATAGCAGACTCGTTGACAGAATTTATCGCCAAATAA
- a CDS encoding 1-deoxy-D-xylulose-5-phosphate reductoisomerase gives MPKEEGEKRHIAILGSTGSIGTQALEVIDANPDNFVVEVLTAHRNAKLLIEQSIKFQPNAVVIVDDTLYAEVRDALEAYPIKVYAGAKSLALVVEMEDIDLVLTATVGYAGLLPTIKAIEAGKHIALANKETLVVAGELITQLAAQKGINIYPVDSEHSAIFQCLVGEFHNPIEKIILTASGGPFRGKDKNYLKTVTKKQALKHPNWDMGAKVTIDSASLMNKGLEVIEAKWLFGLKPEQIEVVVHPQSIVHSLVQFQDSSIKAQLGLPDMRVPIQFALSFPHRLFADFPRFNFLDYPELTFEQADTDTFQNLALAFEAMSKKGNMPCILNAANEIAVAEFLKDNIGFLDMSDIVATCMAQVPYIAQPSYEDYVETDTITRIKAQELIK, from the coding sequence ATGCCTAAGGAAGAAGGAGAAAAGCGGCATATCGCCATTTTAGGGTCAACGGGGTCTATCGGAACTCAGGCCCTGGAAGTGATAGATGCAAATCCCGACAATTTTGTAGTAGAGGTACTTACTGCTCATCGTAATGCAAAACTACTTATTGAACAAAGTATCAAGTTTCAGCCAAATGCGGTGGTAATTGTGGATGATACGCTTTATGCAGAAGTAAGAGATGCATTGGAAGCCTACCCCATTAAAGTGTATGCTGGCGCTAAGTCTTTAGCTCTGGTAGTGGAAATGGAAGATATTGACCTTGTACTAACCGCTACAGTAGGCTATGCCGGGTTGTTACCTACTATTAAAGCGATAGAGGCCGGTAAACATATTGCGCTAGCCAACAAAGAAACACTGGTAGTAGCAGGTGAACTTATCACGCAACTGGCTGCTCAAAAAGGCATCAATATCTACCCTGTAGATTCGGAGCACTCTGCAATTTTTCAGTGTCTGGTAGGAGAGTTCCATAATCCTATTGAAAAGATTATCCTTACAGCTTCAGGTGGCCCATTTAGAGGCAAAGATAAAAACTATCTGAAGACAGTAACTAAAAAGCAGGCGCTCAAGCACCCTAACTGGGATATGGGTGCTAAGGTAACGATAGACTCTGCCTCTTTAATGAACAAAGGCTTAGAAGTAATAGAAGCCAAGTGGCTTTTTGGGCTTAAACCAGAGCAGATAGAGGTTGTGGTACATCCTCAATCCATAGTCCATTCTTTGGTTCAGTTTCAGGATTCTTCAATTAAGGCTCAACTTGGCTTACCCGATATGCGGGTACCCATTCAATTTGCGCTAAGTTTTCCTCATAGACTATTTGCAGATTTTCCTCGTTTTAACTTTCTGGATTACCCGGAGCTTACCTTTGAACAAGCTGATACCGACACATTTCAAAACCTGGCTCTGGCTTTTGAGGCTATGAGCAAAAAAGGAAATATGCCTTGTATTCTTAATGCGGCGAATGAGATTGCCGTGGCTGAATTTTTAAAGGATAATATTGGTTTTCTAGACATGTCTGACATAGTTGCCACTTGTATGGCTCAAGTTCCTTATATTGCGCAGCCCTCATATGAGGACTACGTAGAGACAGACACTATAACAAGAATCAAAGCACAAGAATTAATCAAATAA